TTGCCGGTGAGGAGGAAAACGACTATCTGTATCAGAACTGGCTCTTTTCCGACTCCGGCTGGCAGCTTGTCTGGATCTCCAACATCCTGAACCCGACCTTCCAGTTCGGCTCCCGGGACACACCGGCAATGCGCCAGCTGGCACTGGCCGCGCTTGAGCAGGCGCTCAGCTATGAGAGTCTGAAGCGGATCCGGGTTCAGCGCCTGAACCTGCCTGATACGCTCTACATCCTCCAGCCCCTCTTTCCTCCGGAATCACTCTCCTTCCTCCGCTCCCGGCCGGTTCGCTGGCTGAGCGCCGAGCTTGACCCCCGAACCCGTCTGCCCCGCACCATCCCCTACTTTCTCCAGCTGGGCCAGCTCCGGATCTTTGGCACGCTCGCACTGGCGGTGGTGGACTTCTATCCGGTTTCCCCTGCCGGCAGAGCCGCACTCCGGCGCTACCGCAGCCTGGAGTTCTATCTCCGGCAGGAGGCGGGAAACTGGGTTTTTGACTCCTTCGGCAAGATATGGTAAGGCGGGTCTGGCTCCTTGCTGCCGGACTGCTGCTTGCCGGCTGCCCGCAACCGGATATAACCCCGCCCCGGGTCCGGATTGTCTTTCCGCAGGAAGGCGACACGCTCGCCGGTGCTGATACCATTCTGGTCGTGGCAAACGACAACCAGCAGATCCGGCTGGTACAGCTGACCGTTGACGACTCGCTGGTCACTGCCGATTCACTGGGCAGAGACACCCTGTTTGAATTTGTGTTTGACGGCGGCAGTTATCCGGCAGGAACAGTGCACACGCTGCTGGCAATCGCCTACGACCGTGCCGGCAACTGCGACAGCTCTCCGCCGGTCGAGTTCCTCAGCTTCCCCCTGCCCGGCAGCTATCATTCCGGAACGATCACCCGAGATGAGCTGTGGCGGGCTGATGCCAGTCCCCATTATGTGCTGGGAACCTTGCGGGTTGAGGCACAGCTGACGATTGAGGCCGGCGCCGAAATCCGGCTCGGTCCTGGCGCCACGATTACGGTCGGCTCTTTCGCCCCGGCCGGACTGCGGGCAGAAGGCACCACTTCCCGGCCGGTCCGGTTCACCGCCAGCGACAGTCTGAATTGCTGGAACCGGATTGAGTTCAACCCTCATGCCGAAGCGGGCAGCTGTATTCTGAACAACTGCATATTTGAGTTTGGCGGCAGTAATGGCGCATTACTGGCAGTCAACAGCAGCCGGATCAGCATTGAAAACAGTGTCTTCCGCCGCAGTGCCGGCAACGGGCTCGTCGTTTCCGGAACCGGGTTCAGCAGCTTCCGGAATAATACGGTGACCGGCTGTGATGGCGCACCGCTGGTGCTCAGCCCGCAGGCAGCAGGCACGCTCGGCACCGGCAACCGTTTTACCGGTAACCGGCTGGACCGGATAACCATCACACCGGGCGCAATCGAACGCACCCTTAACCTGCCCAATCCGGATGTCCCGTATCTTGTTACCGGCACCATCACCATCGCCGGCGACTCGGCACCGGTGGTTTTCATCAGCCCGGGCTGCTCTCTGCTTTTCACCGATTCTGCCCGGCTTCGGATCGGCGTCGGCAGAGCTGGCGGTCTGGTGGCAGACGGCAGCAGCGGTGAAATCGTCTTTGCCGGAATTGACCGCAATTTCTGGGGAGGAATTGAGTTCTGGAACTGGAGCATAGCCGGGCAGTGCCAGTTCAAGGACTGCCGGATTGAAAATGCGGGTAGAAATGGTGTTGCCGCGCTGATCTGCTACGCACCGATCACCCTCCTCGGAACCGAACTGCTGGCGAGCGCCAGCGCCGGAATCTACCTTATCGGCACCGGATTTGAGCAGTTTGAGAACAATACCATCAGCAGCTGTGCCTCATTTCCAGTTCATATTGAAGCCCAGTTTGTCAGCACCATGGGTGCGGGCAACCGGCTGAACGGGAATGGCAGAAATTATATTGAGGTTGTCGGAGGTGTCATTACTCAGGATGCGGTCTGGCAGAATCACCAGACGCCATACCGGCTGACCGGCAGCGTTGATGTCGGCTCTCCGTTCGCACCGGCGCTGTTTCTCAATCCCGGCGTGGAACTGCAGTTTACCCGCAACTGCGGACTGCGGATTGGGGAACTGGGTCCGGGCAGGCTGATTGCCATCGGAATTCCGGATTCAATCCGGTTAACCGGTGATACAGCTACTCCCGGCTCCTGGCGGGCACTGGAGTTTGCTCCTCTGACCGGCTCAGGAACCACTATTGACCACTGTCAGCTGTTTTTCGGCGGGGGCGGCGGTGCAACTGCCGAAGTGGTGGTGCGGACCTCAAGTCCGACGATCAGAAATAACGAGATCGCCTGGTCCGGAAAATACTGCATTGCCCTGTTCAACAGTCCCCTTGACCCGGACCTGCTGCGCCAGCAGAACTGGCTTCATGACTGGGCAGAGGGCTACGACGATATCTATGATGAGGGACCCTGATCAGAGTTCGCCAATCAGCTCCTCATAAAGCCCGAGCAGGTCGTTTTCAATCTCCTGAATTTCAGCAATGACCCGGGCCGCCTTCTGCTGATTTGCCGGCGAATCCAGCCGGAGGTTTGCTGCCATCACCCCTTCCAGTTTACCGATGATCGCCCGGTTTCTTCCCAGAACCTCCTCAATCAGATCCGCCTGTTCGGGCAGAACCTGCTTCATCTCGCTGAGAAAACGGTTGGCGCTTTCCTTTTTTGCAATCAGACGCCAGACCAGACGGTAAAAGCAGTCATTACCGGCATCAATTCCCTCCGGCACAACAGGAAACTGCTCCAGCTGTTTCAGCACAATATCATACGCTTCCAGCCCGGAATGCCACCCGCGGTCACTGGAGCGCAGTCCGAGCTCCAGCGCCTGCTCAAGCACACTGGAAAGCATATCTGCCGGCTCCGGCGTTACCGGACCCCGGAAACTGGCCTCATAAACCGAGACAATCTCGCCGGTCAGTACCTGCTCGGTGCCATAGTCCAGAGTCCAGCCCAGAACTGTTGAGTCCGCCGGATTAATCCGGACCGGAATGCCCCAGAGGAGTGCTGGCTGATCCCCCCATTTTCCCAAAACAACCAGATCCCGGTTCTGAGCCAGCAGTTTCCGGACCACCAGTAATCCCGGATCCGGAGCAGCAGAATCTACCTCCTCACTTTCCCGGCTGTAACGGAGCCGGAGTGAAAGACCGGTAAACTGTTCAACGGTGTTAAGATAATTTTCTGCCAGACCGTCCGTTCCCCAGGAATAAGGGTTATTCTCCTCCAGCATCACGGCAAACGACTCCCCGGAAAGCGCTGCCAGCCAGTCATACATCCCGGGCTGGCCATAGTGCTGGATAATATCATCCAGCGCCTTTGCCATACTGGCACCATACATTCTTGACTTCGGCAGAAAACCGAGCGGTGTCCGCCGGGCTTCAAAGCTGAGCTCCTGGTCATCCCGGAGCACGGTCAGCCGGACCTTTTCACCAGAACCCGCGGTCACCGCCTCCCTTTCCAGATGAAAATACTCATTGACATCCTGAACCGGCTCATCATTGTAGCCAATGATCACATCCCCTGCCTTCAGCCCGACCGTCTGGGCTTCACTTCTAGCCGGTATTTTCCAGATCTCAGCCTTACCCAGCTCCGCATAGGTCGCACCTAACGGCTTGCCGGGTGGTGCTGTTTTGCAAGCTGAAAATGCCAGGCTGATCAAACCCAGCCCGGCTCCGGCATACCGGCGCCAGACCGCTGTCCTGATTCTCATTACCTACCCCCTTTCGGGTTTTACCGCCACCACCGGTTCATCAGCGGCTGACGGAGCGTTGATTTCGGCACTCACTACCGCCAGCCCCTGACAGACCGCCTGCAGCTGAACCGGCGACAGCCCCTGTTCGGCAATCTGCGGCTGGAAGCGCCGCGCAAGTGTGCCGGCAGAATAGACAATCCGGACATCGGTAAAACCGACCTCCTCTACTGTGTCGCGCATCGTCTCGCTCGTAAAATGCTCAATCTCGTACCAGGTCCCGCCCTTGATTCCGCTCCGGTTGCGCGTCAGAAATTCCAGGCCGAGCTCAGGGACCTGCGCCGGCACCGGACCGAGCCGGTCAATCAGCTCCTGCAGACGCCGGAACTCCTCCTTCATTTCCGGGGTCGGCGTAAACTCAATCAGATAGTTCCGCTCCCAGGGAGGACGGTGATGCCGCAGGACATAATGATAGCCGAGCGAGATATCGGTTTCGGTAAGAAAAACCCGTTCCGTTGTCCCTTTCTCAGTATTGTTACCAGCCTCGAAGTAAATTTTGAGTCTGCCGCCAGGCTTGAGCACCCGGTAAATCTCACGCAGCACCTGATAGGGTTCCGGTGTCTGCTCCACGACATTTACCGCAACCACCCCGTCAAAGGTATTGTCTTCGAAACCAAGCTCGGTAGCTGACATCTGCTTCAGGGTAACATTCTTCAGTCCCATACGCCGGGCATTTTCGGTGGCGACTGCGATCCGGCGCGTGGAAGCATCTATACCGGTGACCTGAGGCAGGTGAGTTGCCAGCCGCAGCACGGGCCAGCCATCACCGCACCCGACATCCAGCACCCGCTCACACCCCTGAAAATAGAGCGCCAGCTCCCGGACGACCGCCTCCTCGCGGAAATCCTCCTCCCGGTTCAGATCCTGAGGCACATCAATTACCGGCATCCGTTCCCGGATCCGCACCAGCCGTTCATAGGTCTGGTCAACACTGTTGGAAAGAACCGGATTCACCTCGGCCAGAATCCAGTTTTCAATCTCACTGTATGTTTTTGGCATAGCAGGTTATCATAACTGCAGATTTGGGCAAAGTCAAGAGGAAAAACCGGAATTTCAGCGTCCGGTCCGCAAGGACGCACCGGTATCCGGCAGAACCCAGACCGGTACCAGCCGTTCAACCGCCGACCCGTAAACCCCGAGACCGCCACTCAACCGGCCGGGTTTAAGCGGATTCATTCCGGCTGCCCCGGACACCCAGTCGTAGTAATTGGTGTCCAGCGCCCAGACCCGCAGGGTGCACAATGCCGGCGGGGAATCAGGTGGCGGTGCAACCAGCATCAGAAACAGCATATCCGGAATTCGAACAAAAAGTGAATCATAACTGACATCAAAGGAGTCATTGGGAATCAGGGCATCAATATAGAATGTATCCTGCGCCGCAATCTGCCGGAAGGAGAGATAATACCCCTTACTGCCCCGGCTCCGGCTCCAGACCATCGAGTCCCGGACCGTAACCGTATCACCCGCCCGGGGAAAAACAATTTCAAACCCGGCCGGCACGATCGTCCTGCCCCGCACCGTGTCAAATCCGGGTTTTGCCACCTCAAGGAACCAGGTGTCCTGCTCTGCGACCGGCACCGGACCCCGCGTCTGATAGGAGTCGCCGGCAACATATTCAAAATTCATCGTATCCTCACGACTGAATATCCGCACCTGCGCACCGGTGAATTCAGGGTTGTAACTCTCCTCCAGCCGGTAGGAGCGATTGACAAGGACCCGGACAACACCATTACCGCTCTGCAGCCGGGCATGCACAACCAGTTGCGGTGTAAACGGCTGCTCCGGTGTCAGCTCACAGGCGACAAACCCGGCAATCAGCGCGGCCAGGAGAACAGTTATGGTCCGGTTCATCAGAATTTCATCCTGATACCCAGTGTCGGCAGGGTTGGTAGCATACTGACCTGATGGCGCACCGGTCTGCCATCTGCAGCGGTGTCCCAGTAATATAGCAGAACATTCCGGGCATTATAAAGATTGATGATATCCAGAAATACCGAAGCCTCAAACCTGCCCAGCCTGCCGGTCCGGCTCAGACTGAGATCCAGCCGGTGATATGCCGGATACCGGAAGGCATCCCGGTCACTGTAAATCAGCTCCAGCTGTCTTTCTGCCGGACCCCCGGGCCGCTCAATCGTCCGGTAATAAAAACCGGCAATCCCGGCATAGGGCAGGCCGGTGCCCAGTGTCCAGCGCAGACTGAGATCATACCCCAAAAGAACTGCCGGAAAGTTAAGCACCAGGTTCAGACTGTGCCGGCGGTCATAATGAGGATAATAGGTTTCACCGTCCGCCTCCCTCCTGGTCCACATCCAGGAATAGGCGAGCCAGCCATTGACCCGGCCCGCGGTTTTCTTGACCAGCAGTTCTGCACCGAGTGAATAACCACGGGCATCAAGCAGTGAGTCCGGCGGGGTGAACACCTCACCGTAGCGTGCCTCCAGCAGATGCCGGTAATCCTTGTAATACGCCTCAACCTGCAGTGTCAGATCATCCCTGAGCCAGTGTTCGACCCCGGTGATGTAATGCCAGGCAGCAGGGAGCTTGCGGTTCGCCCGCACCGGCACCCAGACATCATAGATGGAAAAAATCGCCTCAGTGGAATTGAGCGTCACCAGCGGCTGGGTGTATCTGCCCAGCGCCGTATTCCAGGCGGTATTTTTACCCAGAAACAGTTTTGTCCCCAGGCGGGGTTCGGGCTCAAACCGTTTACCCTTGGAATACCAGGCAAACCGCAGTCCGGGCCGGACCATCAGCCGTTTGGAAATCAGCTCCCACTGATCTTCAAGATAAACTGCCAGAGGCACCAGCGTATCCCGGGGAGCGAAACGGATCGTATCAAACTGCACCTTGAGCCCGACACTGTTCTTCTGCAGATCAGCACCAAAACCCAGGGTATGCCGGTCATGGAGGTAACCGGTGAAGTCGGCTTTCAACTGGTAGGTTGTAAGATCACCCTTCATTTTCACATCACCCGCATCCTGAAACTTGACCGAGAAATCCGAAAAGAAACTGCTCCAGGCAGCCAGCAAATCACCGTAAATCACCGGCGTCCAGATGCTGGTCAGCCTCAGCGCCACACCACGGTTGCCCCAGGTGAGCCGGGACTTGAACGCATCGGGCTGAGCCGGATCCCAGAAGGAAAGCACATCCTCGGCACCCAGCCCGGCAAGGCTCAGCCGGTGATCCGGATTCAGATGATAATTAACCTTCCCCATCAGATCATAAAAATAATAATTCAGTCCGGGCACACCAAAAGCCTTGAGGAGCAGATCCGGCAGATAGGTCCGCCTGCCGGCAAAAAGAAATGAGCCCTGAGGGATCGGACCTTCAACTATCCCTTTTGCCGCAATCATTGAAACCGACCCCTCACCACTGTAGGAACGGGAGTTTCCTTCCCGGGTGGTTACATCAAGCACCGAACTTAACCGGGAGCCGTATTTCGCCGGAAATCCGCCCGCCAGCAGTTGCACATCACTCACCGCCTCCGGCACAAACGGCGAAAAAACCCCAAAAAGGTGGGACGGATTGTAGACGGTAATTCCGTCCAGCAGAATCAGATTCTGATCTGGTGACCCGCCGCGGATGTAGAGTTTGTTCGAAAAATCGGAGACGGTGATCACACCCGGCAGGAGTTGAACACTCCGGATGATATCCACTTCCCCGCCCAGCTTCGGCAGGAGGACCAGCTGCCGGGTGTCCAGTCGCTGAGTTGAAACCACCGCCTCCCGCTCAAACCGTGCCCGGGCGGCAGTTACCTTGACCTCACCCAGTTTTACCGGCTCCGGTATCAGCTCCGCATTCACCGTGCTCACCTGTCCCTCCCGGACCGAAACCGGCTGGCGCAGCGTCTGAAACCCGATATAGGAAATTATCAGCTGATAAGAACCAGGATCGACTCCACCCAGATAGTAATATCCACTTGCATTGGTTACCGTACCCAGCCCGGTCCCCTGCAGCTCCACATTGGCATAGGCAAGCGGTTCGCCCGTCTTGGCATCCCGGACCACACCATTGACCGCGCCGGGGTGCACTGTTTCCAGTGCCAGGAGAAGAACCGTCAGCAGCAACGCCGGTACCTTCAGCCGATTATCTGACTGCGCAGGTCCCGGCCAAAGCGCCGGGCAGACTCAATAACCTCCTGCCGTCTTTTCAACACCCCCGGTTCGGAACAGCTGGGAACCACCAGCTGCCCTAAATAGTTCGCCTTGCCGAATTCAGCCAGCCGTCGGAACATCTCAACCGCCAGATCCGCACCGTCATAGTGATCCCCGCCCGCGGTCAGAATCAGCGCCCAGTTTGAACTCTTGAGCAGACTCTCCCCATTGAGCAGAGCAAAACAGCGATCCACCACCGCCTTGAGCTGACTCGTTACTCCCCAGCAGAAGATCGGACTCGTCCAGATCACCAGGTCGGCATCGACGATCAGATCATAAAGCTCCAGCATGTCATCATCCTGCTGACAGCCGGCACTCCTCTTCTCCGCCCGGCAACCGAAGCACTCCTGGCAGCCGGCGATATTCAGCTCGCACACCCGCACCCGCCGGACCTCCACCCCTTTTTTACCCAGTCCTTCCAGCACCCAGTCGGTCACGAGTGCCGTATTTCCCCGGCGCGGACTGCCCTCCAGGACCAGCACCCTTTTTTTCATATCACCCATTGCGTCCCCTCTTTTCGCATTTTTTGATATTCCGTCACTCTGGCGCCCGGTTGAAAAAGGCGATCTCCTCGAGCCGTTTGCGCCGCGGGATACGCTCCTGATTTTCATCTGCCGGATACCCGACCGCAAACAGCGCCACCGCCCGATAACCCCGTCTCAGCCCCAGGTGACGCAACAACGCCCGGGAGTCAAACCAGCCGATCCAGCAGGTCCCGAGCCCCTGCTCGGCGCAGGCAAGGACAAAATGCTCTCCCGCAATACCGGCATCAATCAGCTGAAACTGATTGCCGGCGATACCGCCTGCCACCCGGTTGACAATAACATTCTCCCGGATCAGCAGCGCCACCAGCACCGGTGCCCGGGCAAAACGGCTGGAGGCGGCAAAGACACCCTTGAACACCGCATCGGCCAGCGCCTGCTTCTTTTCCGGCTCATCAAATACGACAAACCGCCAGGGCTGAAAATTGTCCGCTGAAGGTGCGAGCCGTGCCGCCTCCAGTGCCAGAAACAGTTTCTCCCGCTCCACCGGTCGGTCCGCAAACCGGCGCACCGACCGCCGCTTACGGCACAGCTCAAGAAACGGTGAATCACTGCTCATAGCTATTTAAGATTATCCCTATCCGTTATCAGGTCAAGCAAGATAAGCGGAGGGGTGACTTCACCTGCCTAAACCGGTCTCCTTCCCTTGTCACCTTTGCAGCTCAACTAACGCATAAACTGATCCTCGGCACCTGAGGGCAGTTTTTCAATGCCGTCCGGCACCGCCCCGGATCTCAAACACCGGGCTTAAACCGTAGGCATTGATATTCTGGGCATTGGCAATTCTGATCCGGCAATTGGAGCTTGATACATTGGGCACGCTCCAGCGATAATAACCGTAATTCCCGGTGCTGGCAGCGATCTGATTCCAGGTGGCACCACCGTCGGTTGAATAATCAATCCGGGCAGTGGAAAAGTCACCGGTCCAGTCCCAGGTGATGTAATAACTCCGTCCTGCATACCAGATATCTCCATTGAAAGGCGAAGTAACCCTTATCGTCTGAGGTGCAATGGTAAATTTCCCACTCACACCGAAGTTGTCGGTACCGGCAACACCTACCCGGACCTGGCAGTCACTCCCCGTAATAGCATCTGACAAAGACCATAGATAATAGCCGTCATTTTGGGTCGCGGAAGTAATTGGATTCCAGGAGGAACCATTATCGGTTGAATAATCAATCCGGGCAGTGGAAAAGTCACCGGTCCAGTCCCAGGTGATGTAATAGTCCTTGCCGCTCTGCCAGCTATCATTTGCCCTGGGTGCGGTAACTGTGATTGTCTGACGGCTGATGGTAAAGGTTTCGCTTTCGTCATAGATCGTGGGATTGGCTGTGCTGGTAATCTTTATCTTGCAGTTACTGCTGGAGAAATCGCCGTTAATCGACCAGAGATAATAACCGCCGCTGGTGCTGGAAGTAATGGGATTCCACGAAGCTCCCCCATCGGTGGAGTAGTCAATACGCACCGTTCCGGAAAACGTTCCAGTCCAGGTGACATAATAATCCCGTCCCAGTATCCAGTTGTCGTTGGAGGCTGGTGATGTGACCTGTATCGTATCAGAAACCTGGGCAGTGGTAATAGTAAAGTCATTATCGCTGATATCGTATGCAGCCGGGTCCTGAGAACTTACAACCTTGATCCGGCAGTTTGCTGAATTCACATTCGGCACTGTCCAGTTATACGAACCGTCATTGGTTGCCCCGGTTACAATATTGGTCCAAGTTGTGCCCCCGTCAGTCGAGTAGGCAATGGTTACCGTGCTGGCATTACCAGTCCAGTCCCAGTGAATTGGAAAATGCTTGCCGCTCCGGTATGTTTCGCCACCGTTAGGCCTTGTAATCCTGAACACCGGCCGGGCAATTGTGAAGTTGGCATTGCTCTCATCATTGAGAGCCGCGTCACTCTGATTCCTTACCCGGATTAGAGCAGTAGCAGCGGGTGTATTGTCAACATGCCAGGCGTAAGCGCCGTCATTGGTCGTGGATGTGATGACCGGAGTCCAGGAGCTCCCGTTATCAGTCGAATAGTCAATACTTACATCGGCGAAGTTCCCGGTCCAGTTCCAGAAGACCGGATAGTATTCGCCGACATAGTAATTTTCCCCGCCGTTGGGCATGACCACCGAAATGGTGTCACGGGCAATGGTAAAGTTCGCATCACTGATATCGTAGATGTTTAAATTTGTCGGATGGCTTACCCGGACCCGACAACTGGAAAATGTTGAACTCGTGTAGGGGACACGCCAGTGATAACAGCCGTCGTTTTCAGTGTTGGAAACAATCGTTGTCCAGGAGGATCCGCCATCGGTAGAATATTCAATCTTTACCGTGGGAAAACCTCCATACCAGTTCCAGTGGATAGGGTAATCTTCATCCGCAAGGTAAGTCTCGCCACCATTAGGTCGCTTAATCACTATTCCCTCGGTGATATTGATGGAGTTCGGACTTGACCAGCCTGATGTCGCACCTTGAATATCCCGTGCCTGAGCCCGGACCGAGAATGTTCCGGTAGCAGTATAAGTATGCGTATCCTGAACTGTGCCGCCACTGGCAACATAAGGGCTCCAGTCTGATGTATCTCCATCGCCCCAAGCAAACCGGATTGAGATATTCTGTCCTTCAGGGTCGGTAGCGGTTGCGGAAAATGTCTGGACAAGAGTAACATAACCGCTCGCCGGACCGGTCAGGATCGGAGTATTGGGCGGATTATTGGCACCGCCGGTGTAAATCAAAATCTGATGCGGGGCAGACCACGGCGATCTCAGACCATGGATATCCCTTGCCTGAGCAGTGATATTGTAGGAACC
This window of the candidate division WOR-3 bacterium genome carries:
- a CDS encoding right-handed parallel beta-helix repeat-containing protein; the encoded protein is MVRRVWLLAAGLLLAGCPQPDITPPRVRIVFPQEGDTLAGADTILVVANDNQQIRLVQLTVDDSLVTADSLGRDTLFEFVFDGGSYPAGTVHTLLAIAYDRAGNCDSSPPVEFLSFPLPGSYHSGTITRDELWRADASPHYVLGTLRVEAQLTIEAGAEIRLGPGATITVGSFAPAGLRAEGTTSRPVRFTASDSLNCWNRIEFNPHAEAGSCILNNCIFEFGGSNGALLAVNSSRISIENSVFRRSAGNGLVVSGTGFSSFRNNTVTGCDGAPLVLSPQAAGTLGTGNRFTGNRLDRITITPGAIERTLNLPNPDVPYLVTGTITIAGDSAPVVFISPGCSLLFTDSARLRIGVGRAGGLVADGSSGEIVFAGIDRNFWGGIEFWNWSIAGQCQFKDCRIENAGRNGVAALICYAPITLLGTELLASASAGIYLIGTGFEQFENNTISSCASFPVHIEAQFVSTMGAGNRLNGNGRNYIEVVGGVITQDAVWQNHQTPYRLTGSVDVGSPFAPALFLNPGVELQFTRNCGLRIGELGPGRLIAIGIPDSIRLTGDTATPGSWRALEFAPLTGSGTTIDHCQLFFGGGGGATAEVVVRTSSPTIRNNEIAWSGKYCIALFNSPLDPDLLRQQNWLHDWAEGYDDIYDEGP
- a CDS encoding PDZ domain-containing protein; this translates as MRIRTAVWRRYAGAGLGLISLAFSACKTAPPGKPLGATYAELGKAEIWKIPARSEAQTVGLKAGDVIIGYNDEPVQDVNEYFHLEREAVTAGSGEKVRLTVLRDDQELSFEARRTPLGFLPKSRMYGASMAKALDDIIQHYGQPGMYDWLAALSGESFAVMLEENNPYSWGTDGLAENYLNTVEQFTGLSLRLRYSRESEEVDSAAPDPGLLVVRKLLAQNRDLVVLGKWGDQPALLWGIPVRINPADSTVLGWTLDYGTEQVLTGEIVSVYEASFRGPVTPEPADMLSSVLEQALELGLRSSDRGWHSGLEAYDIVLKQLEQFPVVPEGIDAGNDCFYRLVWRLIAKKESANRFLSEMKQVLPEQADLIEEVLGRNRAIIGKLEGVMAANLRLDSPANQQKAARVIAEIQEIENDLLGLYEELIGEL
- a CDS encoding class I SAM-dependent methyltransferase, with translation MPKTYSEIENWILAEVNPVLSNSVDQTYERLVRIRERMPVIDVPQDLNREEDFREEAVVRELALYFQGCERVLDVGCGDGWPVLRLATHLPQVTGIDASTRRIAVATENARRMGLKNVTLKQMSATELGFEDNTFDGVVAVNVVEQTPEPYQVLREIYRVLKPGGRLKIYFEAGNNTEKGTTERVFLTETDISLGYHYVLRHHRPPWERNYLIEFTPTPEMKEEFRRLQELIDRLGPVPAQVPELGLEFLTRNRSGIKGGTWYEIEHFTSETMRDTVEEVGFTDVRIVYSAGTLARRFQPQIAEQGLSPVQLQAVCQGLAVVSAEINAPSAADEPVVAVKPERG
- a CDS encoding DUF4249 family protein → MNRTITVLLAALIAGFVACELTPEQPFTPQLVVHARLQSGNGVVRVLVNRSYRLEESYNPEFTGAQVRIFSREDTMNFEYVAGDSYQTRGPVPVAEQDTWFLEVAKPGFDTVRGRTIVPAGFEIVFPRAGDTVTVRDSMVWSRSRGSKGYYLSFRQIAAQDTFYIDALIPNDSFDVSYDSLFVRIPDMLFLMLVAPPPDSPPALCTLRVWALDTNYYDWVSGAAGMNPLKPGRLSGGLGVYGSAVERLVPVWVLPDTGASLRTGR
- a CDS encoding TonB-dependent receptor, producing the protein MLLTVLLLALETVHPGAVNGVVRDAKTGEPLAYANVELQGTGLGTVTNASGYYYLGGVDPGSYQLIISYIGFQTLRQPVSVREGQVSTVNAELIPEPVKLGEVKVTAARARFEREAVVSTQRLDTRQLVLLPKLGGEVDIIRSVQLLPGVITVSDFSNKLYIRGGSPDQNLILLDGITVYNPSHLFGVFSPFVPEAVSDVQLLAGGFPAKYGSRLSSVLDVTTREGNSRSYSGEGSVSMIAAKGIVEGPIPQGSFLFAGRRTYLPDLLLKAFGVPGLNYYFYDLMGKVNYHLNPDHRLSLAGLGAEDVLSFWDPAQPDAFKSRLTWGNRGVALRLTSIWTPVIYGDLLAAWSSFFSDFSVKFQDAGDVKMKGDLTTYQLKADFTGYLHDRHTLGFGADLQKNSVGLKVQFDTIRFAPRDTLVPLAVYLEDQWELISKRLMVRPGLRFAWYSKGKRFEPEPRLGTKLFLGKNTAWNTALGRYTQPLVTLNSTEAIFSIYDVWVPVRANRKLPAAWHYITGVEHWLRDDLTLQVEAYYKDYRHLLEARYGEVFTPPDSLLDARGYSLGAELLVKKTAGRVNGWLAYSWMWTRREADGETYYPHYDRRHSLNLVLNFPAVLLGYDLSLRWTLGTGLPYAGIAGFYYRTIERPGGPAERQLELIYSDRDAFRYPAYHRLDLSLSRTGRLGRFEASVFLDIINLYNARNVLLYYWDTAADGRPVRHQVSMLPTLPTLGIRMKF
- a CDS encoding flavodoxin family protein, which produces MKKRVLVLEGSPRRGNTALVTDWVLEGLGKKGVEVRRVRVCELNIAGCQECFGCRAEKRSAGCQQDDDMLELYDLIVDADLVIWTSPIFCWGVTSQLKAVVDRCFALLNGESLLKSSNWALILTAGGDHYDGADLAVEMFRRLAEFGKANYLGQLVVPSCSEPGVLKRRQEVIESARRFGRDLRSQIIG
- a CDS encoding nitroreductase family protein encodes the protein MSSDSPFLELCRKRRSVRRFADRPVEREKLFLALEAARLAPSADNFQPWRFVVFDEPEKKQALADAVFKGVFAASSRFARAPVLVALLIRENVIVNRVAGGIAGNQFQLIDAGIAGEHFVLACAEQGLGTCWIGWFDSRALLRHLGLRRGYRAVALFAVGYPADENQERIPRRKRLEEIAFFNRAPE
- a CDS encoding Ig-like domain-containing protein yields the protein MKRLLAAGMAALIFFIGCGDKEPPEVSLIQPVSGDTVSGTVAITAEATDNKGVAKVEFYVDNILVGTDPSSPYSHDWNTAALQDNSQHNIYAKAFDRANNQGTSAVITVVVLNPPETPATPWGPASGYRGSQYTYEFYTRAADPGGQGVAVRFSWGDGDTSAWSSYQVSGDTIAMTHSYLSTGTFSVTAQAKDVNGAISGWSGAHQITVTAGSSQAPYAPTVNGPASGNPDVSYNFDASSTDPDNEPVSIRFAWGDGDTSNWSSYVSSGSPITMAHVYSGTGSYNITAQARDIHGLRSPWSAPHQILIYTGGANNPPNTPILTGPASGYVTLVQTFSATATDPEGQNISIRFAWGDGDTSDWSPYVASGGTVQDTHTYTATGTFSVRAQARDIQGATSGWSSPNSINITEGIVIKRPNGGETYLADEDYPIHWNWYGGFPTVKIEYSTDGGSSWTTIVSNTENDGCYHWRVPYTSSTFSSCRVRVSHPTNLNIYDISDANFTIARDTISVVMPNGGENYYVGEYYPVFWNWTGNFADVSIDYSTDNGSSWTPVITSTTNDGAYAWHVDNTPAATALIRVRNQSDAALNDESNANFTIARPVFRITRPNGGETYRSGKHFPIHWDWTGNASTVTIAYSTDGGTTWTNIVTGATNDGSYNWTVPNVNSANCRIKVVSSQDPAAYDISDNDFTITTAQVSDTIQVTSPASNDNWILGRDYYVTWTGTFSGTVRIDYSTDGGASWNPITSSTSGGYYLWSINGDFSSSNCKIKITSTANPTIYDESETFTISRQTITVTAPRANDSWQSGKDYYITWDWTGDFSTARIDYSTDNGSSWNPITSATQNDGYYLWSLSDAITGSDCQVRVGVAGTDNFGVSGKFTIAPQTIRVTSPFNGDIWYAGRSYYITWDWTGDFSTARIDYSTDGGATWNQIAASTGNYGYYRWSVPNVSSSNCRIRIANAQNINAYGLSPVFEIRGGAGRH